Genomic DNA from Acuticoccus sp. MNP-M23:
GACGCTCGGCCAGAAATACGGCTACCGCAACGCGCAGGCGACCGTCGTTGCCCCCACCGGCACCATCGGCCTGGTGATGGATTGCGACACCACCGGCATCGAACCTGATTTCGCGCTCGTAAAATTCAAGAAGCTGGCCGGCGGCGGCTACTTCAAGATCATCAACCGCGCCGTGCCGCAGGCGCTCCGCGTTCTCGGCTACGAGAAGGAGCAGCGCGAGGAGATCATCAACTACGCGGTCGGCCACGGCACCCTTGTCGGCGCCCCGCACATCAACGCCGAAAGCCTTGCGAAGAAGGGCCTCACCGAGGACGCCATCAAGGCTGCCGAGGAAGCCGTCGCGCAGGCCTTCGACATCCGCTTCGTCTTCAACAAGTGGACGCTGGGCGAGGCTCTGCTGAAGCAGGTGCTGCCGGATGCCGACCTCGACGATCCGAAGTTCGACACCCTGAAAGCGCTCGGCTTCACGCCGAAGGAGATCGACGAGGCCAACATCTACGTGGCCGGCGCGATGACGCTGGAAGGCGCCCCGTACCTGTCCGAAGATCACATCCCGGTGTTCGACTGCGCCAGCCCCTGCGGCCGGCTCGGCAAGCGCTACCTCTCCGCCGAGGCGCACATCCGCATGATGGCGGCATCCCAGTCGTTCATCTCCGGCGCCATCTCGAAGACCATCAACATGCCGAACTCGGCAACGGTGGCCGACTGCACCGGCGCGTACGAGCTTTCGTGGAAGCTCGGCGTGAAGGCCAACGCCCTTTACCGTGACGGCTCCAAGCTCTCTCAGCCCCTCCAGGCCTCCCTCGTGGCGGACGACGAGGAGGACATGGACGACGTGATGGCCGAGCCGATGCCCAAGCGCGTCGCAGCGGTCGCAGAGCGGATGGTGGAGCGCGTCATCGAGCGCGAAGTGGTCAACCGCAAGCGGGACTCCATGCCCGACCGGCGCAAGGGCTACACCCAGAAGGCCATCATCGGCGGCCACAAGGTGTATCTGCGCACCGGTGAGTTCGACGACGGGCGCCTCGGCGAGATCTTCATCGACATGCACAAGGAAGGCGCCGCCTTCCGTGCGATGATGAACAACTTCGCCATCGCCATCTCGCTCGGCCTCCAGTACGGCGTGCCGCTGGAGGAGTACGTCGACGCCTTCACCTTCACCCGGTTCGAGCCGGCTGGCATGGTGCAGGGCAACGAGGCGATCAAGAACGCCACCTCGATCCTCGACTACATCTTCCGCGAGCTGGCCGTCTCCTACCTTGGCCGCAACGACCTTGCGCACGTGACGCCCGAGGACATCCAGTCCACCACGCTCGGCCGCGGTGTGGCGGGCGACAAGCCGCAGCCGCAGATGGTGTCCCACGGTCTCGTCCGCGGTCAGCGCTTCAAGCTGATCCGCGCCGATGCGCCCGAGGCCAAGGCGGTGGACGTGATCGCCAACGCCATCAACCGCGCCGGTGCGCAGCAGGCGGCCGCCGGCAGCAACGTCGCCACGGCCCTTGCACCGACCGAACTGGCGCCCACCGGCTCGCCCACCGGCGCCGGCTATGCGCAAGGGTCCGAGGCCCGTCAGTCGACGGCACCCGCCCCGGCCCCCGCTGGCAGCGGTGGTGGCGGCGACGCGCCGCGCTCCCCCATCGACGAGATCCGCGCCGAAGTTGCGGCACTTCTGGGCCTCGTCGAACGTCAGGCCGAAATGCCCGCGCCGGCTGCCGAGCGGCCCCCCGAGCCCCGGAAGGCCGAGAGTTCGGCGGAACGCGCGATGATGGCCCGCCTCAAGGGCTTCGAGGGCGACCCCTGCGGCGAGTGCGGCAACTTCACCCTGGTGCGCAACGGCACCTGCCTGAAGTGCGACACCTGCGGCGGCACCTCCGGCTGCAGCTGAACGGGCGGGCGCCTCTGGCGCCCTTCTGCCCCCGACGCACAAAAAACCCCCGGCGCTTGCGCCGGGGGTTTTGCATATTCAAGGCAAGCCGCATCCGCGATGCCATGCCCGGACAGCGCAGCGGCCACCACCTATCCGAAAAAAAAGCCAGCGCGGAATTCTCCGCGCTGGCTTTTGCATCACCCTGGCCGGGCGGCCCGGCGCAAAATGGCTTAGTTCGCGCGCTTCTGCAGACGCTTGATGCGGTCCTGCAGGTCGGCAATCTTTTCCTTGAACTCGGCAGTACGGGCGCCACGATCGCGCACCTGCTCGCGAAGCTCGGTGATCTGCTGGTTGTCGGCCCGGGCCTGCTGCTGCAGCTCGTCGATGCGCGAACGCAGATTGCCGTTCTGCTTCTCCAGGCGGCTGACCTCGTTGCGCGAGTTGTTGTTGTCGTTGGCGGCAAGCCGGCGCTCCAGCTTGTTGACATCACCCTGGAGCGTGTCGACCCGCTCGCGAAGGTTCAGGTTCTGGGACTTCAGGCGGTCCCTGGTCTCGCGCAACCGGGAGGCATTGGCGCTCGCGGAGTCGAGGTTGTTCGCCTTGCGCTCCAGATCGTTGTTTCGGCTGCGCAGGTTCTCGTTCTGGGCTTCCAGCGTCAACTTCTGCTCACGCAGGTTCCGCACCCAGGTGCGCAGCTCCGCTTCGCTGGCCTGCACGGTGATCACCGCGTCGCGTGCACCGGCCGGGACGGCGACAGGGCCGAAAGCCTGGGCGGCGCCAGCAAGCGGCAGTGCGAAGAGCGCAGCGGCAGCGGTCGTCTTCAAGAAATTCATCGTGTCTCCCTCCGAGTGGGACCGCGCAAGCGGCGGACCCTTCATCTATCTGCACAACGCCGCTGAACCTAAGACGGTTTCCATGAACCGCAGACGAAGGCTTCGTTCATCCGGTGTTTTGGATGCTGAACGCGGACAAAAACGGCGCGAGGAACCACGACGCTAACCCCGCGCAATTGACAGACCACCGCCTGAACGCCTTCCTGCCCCCTCGCCCCCCATCCGCCGAGGCCCTTCGTGCAGCAAGACTTTCGCAACACCGATACCCCGTCCAACCATAGCGCCGACATTGCAATCATCGGCGCAGGCGCTGCCGGCATCACGCTGGCGCGGGCGCTGGCCGGCACCGGCGCGCGGATCGTCATCACCGAAAGCGGCGGCGCGGCACCCGGCGACAATTTCGACAGCCTCAACGCGTGCGAAGTGGCGGGGCTTCCCTTTCCGGGCGCCGAGGAGGGCCGTGCTCGGGTTCTTGGCGGTGCAACCACCTTGTGGGGCGGCCAGTCCCTCCCGTTCGATCCTGTGGATTTTACCGCGCGCGCCCATGTGCCCAACAGCGGCTGGCCGATCCCCTATGAGGCGCTGGCGCCCTGGTACACGCCCGCCGAACAGCTCCTCCACCTCGACCAGATGGCTTACGGCGCAAACGGCTGGAAATTCGTCGGCGTCACGCCGCCGCCGTTCGACCCTGCAAAGGTTGGCTGCCAGATGTCGTGGCTTTCCCACCGCAAGAATTTTGCCGCCCTTTATGGCGGCGCGCTGGCGCAGGCTGCCAACGTCACGATCCTTCTCAACGCCACGGCCACCGGGCTTGTGGCCGGCGAAGACGGACAGCGGATCGAGCGCGTCACCCTCAAGGCACCCGGCGGCCGGACCGGAACGCTTACCGCGAAAACATTTGTGGTGTGCACCGGCAGCATCGAGACGGCGCGCCTCCTTCTGGCGTCCCCATCGCCGGACGGGAGCGGGATCGCCAACCGGCACGACGTGGTGGGTCGCTATTTTCAGGACCACCCCAGCGGCCACGTGCTCGACATCGTGCCGAAGGATCTGTTTGCCTTCGCGCACCTTTACCGGCCGCACAACCGGCGCCACTACCGCCTCTTTCCCAAGGTGCCGCTGGCGCCAGAGGTTCAGGCGCAAAGCCAGGTGATGAATGCCACCGCCGAGGTGGTTTTTCAGCTCCCGCAAGGCTCGCCCATGGAGACGGCCCGCGCCTTTTACGGATCGCTGGGGGCGGGGCGGATGCCGGCCGCACGAAATTTCCGAAACCTGTTTGGCGCAGTGTCGGAATTGCCGCGCACCATGCGCGACGTTGTGGTCCGCCGCCGCTCCCCCACCGCCAGGGGCTCCACGGTGGTCCTGTGGGCGCATATCGAGCAGGCGCCCAACCCGGACAGCCGGATCACCCTGTCAGACCAGCGCGACAGCCTTGGCGAGCCTCGCGCCAGGATCGACTGGCGCCTCACCGCGCTGGAGCAGAAAACATTCAGGGTGTTCGCCGAGACCGTGCAGGGCGAGCTGGCGCGCACCGGTCTTGCCGAAGCCACGGTCCCGTCGTGGTTGCTGGGCGACGACTGGCGCGAGAATGTCACCGACTTCTATCACCAGATGGGCACGGCGCGGATGGGCACCGATCCTGCCACCAGCGTGGTGGACGACACGCAAAAAGCCCAGGACATCGACAATCTCTATGTCGCGGGCTCAGCCGTCTTCCCCACAGGCAGCGCCTCAAACCCGACGCTGACGCTCCTTGCGCTCACCTTGCGTCTTGCCGATCACCTGAAGGCGACCGGCAAGGTGCCGATCAGTTCGGCAGGTTGAGGCGGATGTGCAGCTCGCGCAGCTGAGCGGGCGTCACGTCGGACGGGGCCTTCATCATCAGGTCCTCGGCGCGCTGGTTCATGGGGAACAGCGTCACGTCGCGCAGGTTCTCCTTGCCGCAAAGGAGCATCACGATCCGGTCGATGCCCGGCGCAATGCCGCCGTGCGGCGGTGCGCCATATTCCAGCGCCGACAGCATGCCGCCGAACTTGTCTTCCAGCACCGACTGGTCGTAGCCCGCCAGCGCAAACGCCTTGCGCATGATTTCCGGCTTGTGGTTCCGGATTGCGCCCGACGACAGCTCGATGCCGTTGCAGACGATGTCGTACTGGAATGCGTCGATCTCCAGCGGGTCCTTGGTTTCAAGAGCCTCCATCCCGCCCTGCGGCATGGAGAAC
This window encodes:
- a CDS encoding GMC family oxidoreductase; its protein translation is MQQDFRNTDTPSNHSADIAIIGAGAAGITLARALAGTGARIVITESGGAAPGDNFDSLNACEVAGLPFPGAEEGRARVLGGATTLWGGQSLPFDPVDFTARAHVPNSGWPIPYEALAPWYTPAEQLLHLDQMAYGANGWKFVGVTPPPFDPAKVGCQMSWLSHRKNFAALYGGALAQAANVTILLNATATGLVAGEDGQRIERVTLKAPGGRTGTLTAKTFVVCTGSIETARLLLASPSPDGSGIANRHDVVGRYFQDHPSGHVLDIVPKDLFAFAHLYRPHNRRHYRLFPKVPLAPEVQAQSQVMNATAEVVFQLPQGSPMETARAFYGSLGAGRMPAARNFRNLFGAVSELPRTMRDVVVRRRSPTARGSTVVLWAHIEQAPNPDSRITLSDQRDSLGEPRARIDWRLTALEQKTFRVFAETVQGELARTGLAEATVPSWLLGDDWRENVTDFYHQMGTARMGTDPATSVVDDTQKAQDIDNLYVAGSAVFPTGSASNPTLTLLALTLRLADHLKATGKVPISSAG